The region TCAAGCGtatatctttttacaattttgtagaACGcgcaatatgtatttaaattatatatagagacCAGTAAATCATGTAATATATAACgcaattgaataaataaacactCATGTATATGGAAatatgagagaaaaagataatataaactctgaaataacaataacatataacaaaattgactaattgtaagaataatTCAATGTTATActcaattaaaatgtaatatgtttCTTcagaagagaaatatttcgtcATTTTACATATTCAAAGAATGTTCGaccttaatatatattattacgtatgGAAGTATTACAAATTAGATTTTCGTACATCATCTTACattccaaagaaaaaaaaagttcattaACGAAGGATACGATAAAGTTACGTATGGCATTCTAGCTGCGTAGAAAATTAGGACTTATTCGCACATCTGAAGCAACGAATTAATTGTAATGTCTTTCTTGCCGTGATTGGCATCATATACTGATTTGATAACTTCCTTGTCAACATTTGGAAACATTTCGGCGATCTGTAAAAAGTATACAGCATAACAGTTACGTGTACATAACAAAAAGAACGTCGGACTAGAATCGTAGACGGGATATATATTAAGTACCTGTTTCAACTCGACCTCAGCATTTGGTAAAGAGCTGGGTGCGACCGCTGGTGCAGCAATAGGCGGAGGTGTCGCATAAACATTTACCGGGGCGTACGACGTGCCGAACATTGTTGCAGAAGGGACCATCATTATCGAAGAAGAACCCGTGTACGGATGATACTTGGTCTATTGCAAACACATTCCaatgtgaaaaagaaaagataaaactcGAACGTAATacttgaagaaaatattaatgtgcGCAATTGTATCCTGAATTTCATAGCTATTTAGTTCACAATAGTCTGCTTTCttgagatattataaatattgtaaattaatgatataaatataacatagaaGAAAATAGTGCAATCTTTGTTTTTACCGTGTAACTGAAAACTAAATTGATCATGCCCTCCTGATTATCTCCCTGCTTCCCACTGAGCATGTACCAATCCTCGTGGGTCTCTCCCTTCTGAATAACCTGCGGTGGAATCTCTATGTGGCCCCACGCAATCAGTTCGTCCATCACAAAGGAACACTCGTCATAAATTTCTATGTATATCTGGGTAACTCCAGGTGGAAGGTTGctgcaataataaatgtgtCATAATAACACCTGTGCCTACGTATCTGCCTATTTATCTCAACGAGATATGAATTCTCACCATTGAATTACTTTATTCCAATGTGGATTTTTTCCACCGTTAGAGTCTGTATGCGTCTCAAACACCGAGTGTCCCACTCGTATCCTCGCGTAAGGGTCCATCCTCGTCATTCCATAATTTTTCACTAATTTGGCCTGGAAAAGGACAGCCTGTTGTAGCGCGAGAAGGTGCAAATTGTCGGGTCGTTGGTTCATTTGACTCGAACAACGCTGGATACGTCACGCTTATGGAAAAACAATTACCTGAGAGATTGTTATGCTAAGTCTACCCACTCGAGGATCGTGAGTCACCGGCATACTTTGCATCTGCTGTTGGAGAGCCAGAGCGGCTTGTTGATCCGCCGCCTCCTGCTGCAACTGCACGTTGCGTTCTTCTATTCTCAGAAAACTGTCCGGCAGTGGTCCCACAAACGCCTGATTACATCAAATTtggatttaataatttgacaatAGTAAATATAGCATGTAGTTAAAAGCATTACTGTACAATTTAAATGAGAAAGATCTCGATTtaagaaagagataaactCCTCATTGAATGACTCATAGCAACGTTGCAGAATTATTAAACGTGTCAATTAGATATTGAGAAGTCATCAACACGCCCGAGATGCATTCTCCGCCGCGTTTGCCGCGCAGAAAAACATGCGGACTCATTCGATTCATCCAGGTGTCCCCAACAAACGGGATTACGGAATATTCGTAAGGCTTCTCCGATTATTATCGCGTCCGACGAGCGGACCCAGCCTACATACCCGTTTTTTCCACTCCTCATGTAAAGGCCTGTCCGTGTCCATGGTGTggtgaaaatataaaaaaaaaaggatactATTCCCTAGAGGAAAGGATATCACGATCAACGTTCCGCATGCAGTGGGTCCTCCCGAGATCCGCGCTCTAAACTTGTCAAATACGTCAAATCACGCGAGCGTGCATCGCTCCCGGCTGTTTACCGATCGACTGCAATCGACTGCTGATGCGCATAGGACGTGGTTGGACGAGCGATTGGTCCTCGCCCGTGACAACAATGTGGCGCACTAAAGacccatattttttttagattttaaataaataatatattataatatattatataaaataattaaactactattataacaatatttttactataaaacatttatttttttaattacgttgttaaaatttgcaattattgaaattatcatATGTGCTCTTTAGGGGAGCCGCtcggaaaagaaagagacggCAGATAtgtggccgcgttcagcagacacaactgttgagttcgtcttatcaacactccgcgttgattggttggttctaaaagtaggagccaatcacgttcgactgctattcagcggcttggtctgctgaacgcgcccaataTGGCGCACTTTACCCTCTCTCCCTTCCGCTCAACCCTCCCATGGCTCCTACCATCGACTCTGCGAAGTTCGCCGTCCTCGCCGTCGCACGTTTGACATCCATCTCAGTTGTCTCCTACATTTGTGACGTAAATGGGTACTTAATTGGAGTACCGTCGGTAATGCAGCGTTCTGCAATCCTCGACACGAGGATTCGGGTTTGTTTACTTTACGTCGTACGTTTTTTTATCGTGACGTATTTACGGAAAATGTGAacggaataataaataattttccgaCGGGCGTTATGGCGTGACAGGCGTGCTCGAGTCGCTACGGAGGCGAAACTGTCAAACGTGACAGGCATCACAcgtaatttttcacaatttttagtTTGAAAAAAAGGATGGCCCACGTCAATCAGGGAATCGGGGAGGCCGCGGACTTTCTAACGAGGTTTCACAATATCTCgaacaaattgaaaaagtaaatcTTTTAAGTTAAAGCGCTCAATTTTTACTCAACGACGATTCTCTTCCTCATTGCTTTGATCCCCTTCTGATCCCTTAGGCGATTTCTGAGGAAGCCAAATGTCGCGGAGGCATGCGATCAATTTAGTGAGTgttcaatttaatatcaattagaTAAAAGATTAATACAAGCCTCTCGGAAGGTTGACTGactaatttcattttttgtatgtttcttgattactactactactattattttaatactggAGCATATGactgttttacaattttatctatttttttctccacCTTTTTCATAGAATTAATCACAGCTTACATATAGTTAGTcctatgtaataatttaactcTTAATTATACTTGGaaaacaaagaataaataaataaagatatccgATTTCTTTTTTAGGTGCCTTAGCTACCGAATGCGAACAGAAAGAATTGTGGCAATATGCAGGTTTGTGCTGGTTGGCAGCCGCTAGATGCCAGGGCACATTGGAAAATGCCTCCTCGGAAATAAATCTTCTGGTGAAGGCTGGAAGGCAATTCCTTATAGCTGAGAAAAAAGATAACGACATAGGATGTCCCTCTATAGGCCAAGAGAACATACAGGTCTCTGGGTGCAATatgaatttgtaataaaaaggaaGTAAAAGGAAAGGACTAAATATAGCTCCCGTTGCAGGCGGCTGTGAGTTGCTTTGGCCATTCTATGGCTAGATGCAGCAATCAACCAGGATTCAACACAATTTCTGCTGGTTTATCAGTAGAGTTGGCGTTAGCGCTAGGCCCAGGTCCCGCCGGTATTCAACAGTTGCGCAAAGCAATCGATATCTTTCCTACGTCAAAAGCTATCAATACCTTAGTGTCTTTCCATATAAGACAGGGTCAGTACTTGATCCGTTCTCATCTTTGTACtcatgattaatttatatttttacaattatccTTTTCAATCAATTTGGAATATGCAGTGTTTCAGATAATTTTATCCTTACAGGAGATTACGTCGCTGCGTTACAAATACTCAATGAATTTGTAGAATTTGTAGAAGCTTGTGTTGTGGCTGGTGCTA is a window of Temnothorax longispinosus isolate EJ_2023e chromosome 1, Tlon_JGU_v1, whole genome shotgun sequence DNA encoding:
- the LOC139814051 gene encoding toll-interacting protein translates to MDTDRPLHEEWKKRAFVGPLPDSFLRIEERNVQLQQEAADQQAALALQQQMQSMPVTHDPRVGRLSITISQAKLVKNYGMTRMDPYARIRVGHSVFETHTDSNGGKNPHWNKVIQCNLPPGVTQIYIEIYDECSFVMDELIAWGHIEIPPQVIQKGETHEDWYMLSGKQGDNQEGMINLVFSYTTKYHPYTGSSSIMMVPSATMFGTSYAPVNVYATPPPIAAPAVAPSSLPNAEVELKQIAEMFPNVDKEVIKSVYDANHGKKDITINSLLQMCE